From Patescibacteria group bacterium, the proteins below share one genomic window:
- a CDS encoding class I SAM-dependent methyltransferase, with the protein MLLNKIEFAAMNNPVWGALQRLLVSSRWLPHSSLVRAHPRILEIGCGSGRGTHALWKFYSPREIYGIDLDEQMIQNAKRFEKENVHFEIGNASQLEFPDNSFDAVFDSGVLHHLSDWRDCVRECYRVLNPGGVMYIMDFSIETFTSPVGNILKHFSVHPYREMYHAQELVEYFKQVGFEISHYTRHNSLHLLKNFTLIAKK; encoded by the coding sequence ATGCTGCTCAACAAGATCGAATTCGCGGCCATGAATAATCCGGTGTGGGGCGCATTGCAGCGTTTGCTTGTGAGCAGCCGATGGCTTCCGCATTCTTCTCTTGTGCGCGCGCATCCCCGCATTTTGGAAATCGGATGCGGCAGCGGACGCGGCACACACGCGCTGTGGAAATTCTATTCACCGCGTGAAATATACGGCATTGATTTAGATGAACAGATGATTCAGAACGCGAAAAGATTCGAGAAGGAGAATGTTCATTTCGAAATAGGTAACGCCAGCCAATTGGAATTCCCCGACAATTCTTTTGATGCCGTATTCGATTCCGGCGTACTCCATCATTTGTCCGATTGGCGGGATTGCGTGCGAGAGTGCTATCGGGTCCTGAATCCGGGCGGCGTAATGTACATCATGGATTTTTCCATAGAGACTTTCACGTCTCCTGTCGGCAATATTCTTAAGCATTTTTCCGTGCACCCGTATCGCGAAATGTACCATGCACAGGAATTAGTTGAATATTTTAAGCAGGTTGGATTTGAAATTAGTCATTATACACGACACAACTCTCTGCATCTACTGAAAAATTTCACGTTAATCGCAAAGAAATGA
- a CDS encoding DUF5655 domain-containing protein, translated as MPLFQKKQSKLIRVKSVLFKKELELQKLTEQNLDVIYGLKFVRTEFPIKDLSIDTLAFDEETKTFVIIEYKKNESFSVIDQGFAYLSLMLDNKAAFVLEYNERFNKNMRREDIDWSQARVMFISPSFTRHQIEAVNFRDLPLELWEVEQYDNGSILYRQVRAAGKGASITKLGGSKVIEEVSRQVKVFTIEDHLKGKPEKIKELFNELVDGLRKVDLTFELHPVRSYVSFHKNGWNLITISVQQGKISFSLLRVTPKDLKDPEKKMHYMKNSVKYYNQHISSLDIKNMEDVAYALMLTRQLYEKYSDTISKW; from the coding sequence ATGCCTTTATTCCAGAAAAAACAAAGTAAGCTTATAAGGGTGAAGAGCGTGCTTTTTAAGAAGGAGTTAGAATTACAAAAGCTCACTGAACAGAATCTTGACGTGATTTATGGTCTTAAGTTTGTACGCACTGAATTTCCCATCAAGGATTTGTCTATTGACACGCTCGCGTTTGATGAGGAAACAAAAACCTTTGTCATCATTGAGTACAAAAAAAACGAAAGTTTTTCCGTCATTGATCAGGGTTTCGCCTATTTATCGCTCATGCTTGATAACAAGGCGGCGTTTGTCCTTGAATATAATGAACGGTTCAATAAGAACATGCGTCGTGAAGATATTGACTGGTCTCAGGCGCGTGTTATGTTCATTTCCCCGAGTTTCACACGTCATCAGATCGAAGCGGTGAATTTCAGGGATTTGCCCTTGGAATTATGGGAAGTTGAGCAATATGACAACGGCTCGATACTATACCGCCAGGTACGTGCGGCAGGGAAGGGGGCATCTATTACAAAATTAGGTGGCAGTAAGGTAATCGAGGAGGTGAGTAGGCAAGTTAAAGTATTTACGATAGAGGATCATCTCAAGGGTAAGCCGGAGAAGATTAAAGAATTGTTTAATGAATTAGTGGACGGATTGAGGAAAGTTGATTTGACGTTTGAACTCCATCCTGTGCGGAGTTATGTAAGTTTTCATAAAAACGGCTGGAATCTCATAACCATATCTGTGCAGCAGGGTAAAATTTCATTTTCACTTTTGCGTGTAACTCCGAAGGATTTGAAGGACCCGGAAAAGAAAATGCACTATATGAAAAACAGCGTGAAATATTACAATCAACACATTTCCTCGTTGGATATTAAGAATATGGAGGATGTGGCGTATGCGCTCATGCTCACGCGGCAGTTGTATGAAAAGTATAGTGACACGATCAGTAAGTGGTAG
- the mltG gene encoding endolytic transglycosylase MltG, with the protein MVLKGGHVLSKKWRIAGAVLIIAAGAAWFGYHRIFGAPQRQAERVQFTIPFGESGVEVRLEEEGFVRSAWVFHYALQRTRGSIKPGGYEISKAMDVWEIARTLTRAPALVWVTIPEGLRKEETAEILAAALGWSEEEKEKWVSTYTAMKYEYVEGVYFPDTYLIPIAEKPFDVAERFRKNFETKFAPFAEEALRQNIKWDTVVKIASLLEREAAGSHDMPLIAGIIWNRLLQGMRLEIDATLQYARGDTGRGWWAPITPQDKQIYSPYNTYKYKGLPPHPIANPGLAAINAVLHPEETDCLFYLHDRQKVIHCAKTYEGHKENIETYLR; encoded by the coding sequence ATGGTTCTTAAGGGTGGGCACGTTTTATCAAAGAAATGGCGGATCGCGGGAGCGGTCCTTATTATTGCCGCAGGCGCGGCATGGTTTGGTTACCATAGAATCTTCGGCGCGCCGCAAAGGCAGGCGGAGCGCGTGCAGTTCACCATCCCTTTTGGAGAAAGTGGCGTGGAGGTGAGGCTTGAGGAAGAGGGATTTGTCAGAAGCGCGTGGGTATTCCATTATGCGCTGCAGCGCACGCGCGGGAGCATTAAGCCGGGCGGGTATGAGATTTCCAAAGCCATGGACGTGTGGGAAATCGCGCGCACCCTCACTCGCGCCCCTGCGTTGGTGTGGGTCACCATCCCCGAAGGGCTGCGCAAAGAAGAGACCGCGGAGATTCTCGCCGCCGCGCTTGGCTGGAGTGAAGAGGAAAAGGAAAAATGGGTGAGCACGTATACTGCCATGAAGTATGAGTATGTCGAGGGCGTGTATTTTCCCGACACCTACCTTATTCCCATCGCGGAAAAGCCTTTTGACGTGGCGGAACGCTTTAGAAAAAATTTTGAAACGAAATTTGCGCCCTTTGCAGAGGAAGCGCTGCGGCAGAACATTAAATGGGATACTGTCGTGAAAATCGCTTCTCTCCTGGAGCGGGAAGCGGCAGGCAGCCATGACATGCCGCTCATTGCGGGAATTATCTGGAACCGGCTGCTTCAAGGCATGAGGCTTGAAATCGACGCGACGCTCCAATACGCGAGAGGGGATACGGGCAGGGGTTGGTGGGCGCCGATTACGCCACAGGATAAGCAGATTTATTCGCCCTACAACACCTACAAATACAAAGGGCTTCCGCCGCACCCGATCGCCAACCCCGGCCTTGCCGCCATAAACGCCGTCCTTCATCCGGAAGAAACCGACTGCCTTTTCTACCTGCACGACCGGCAAAAGGTTATTCACTGCGCGAAGACGTATGAGGGACACAAGGAGAATATTGAGACGTATTTGCGCTAA
- a CDS encoding Ig-like domain-containing protein: MFNKISTWWSGGPVKRAVLVGGTLLVVGVAAASLFYSSSRLIAPGDVFTRDTRDLFEGFTRLVLSGANAQDNFELKAIASDSLGVEPSSAYLLTSKEDIETADVGESIRVTPDAKFFLTKRAAKEWLLALTEPLSPNTLFKVALAASYQDAGGEDQTRDYEWAFQVKDSFKVLHSIPRDAATSVPLNSGIEVTFSHDNFIDYERFVTITPRATGKFEKHGRTLVFVPEALSPAQVYTVTVKKGLPLQGSGETLAEDYSFAFETQVTADSFSPDAPWFRIYQKLQDVSTTEPPLIQLSARNMKDNAVEVAVYPLSSEAEYLQMLDRRDQLPWWAYSKDYYLDDTSSRKALTSFKAPIQEEENVQFVRFTGSLPPGYFLAELKNGDLRDQVWIQVTDAAAYVNVAKNQTVVWAIDLAAKRPVAGARVELIGTGKAFSANSQGVAVFATPRELVDASSRQQERKRYYFKVSFADKELIIPATYLSRSYGYWNDSGAVEYWKYLYTDRPLYQPTDTIKFWGLLKRRDEGRVADNVTLTLYKEGYVDYYYRPVVIKEQALEIDNLGAFTGEIAIKDLRADSYSLELKVGDEVIEQKYIQIRPYDKPAYQLSLIPSKKVEFAGNAITLEAQASFFEGTAVPDLSLVFETPEGKKTVVTDAEGKVKLTYTKDYHECKSDYRCWPEYAWLKISPELSEIAEIEASANLYFYGPKAYATSKVSYPAKGRGKVEVAVSSIDLDKAEDGYWRLDDEKERAPSAGTKIEGEIIKITHSSTEIGTGYDFINKRTYKKYSYSTHEEKVDSFSGVTDGFGKYVYERNIEPETSYQVKLKYYDANGRHDIQSAYLYYYDGAHLNRYGGAGYNFYHLQIPEDNAFSMGEQVVVDFANNDESLPDNGNNYYLYLQYQNGFQEYATSQTSEYSFPFEARDIPNVNLSGVYFNGETFIVAGTGWVGNSIQYDTDDKTLQIEIVPDKNQYKPGEEVALKVTTRDARGQPVSAAVNLNLIDEAFYAVMDSQASPIDSIYEGLWSGSVFSAYSHRRPENQFGGAEKGGCFLAGTQILMADESLKNIEDVEAGDEILTLEDPRTNKKVSSTVTELYYHVVSHYLVINHELKVTPEHLVYANLGFTPAGDLKEGDWMLKEDGEHVFVTSLEAVREVVPVYNLKVEPQHTYFADGYFVHNEKGGGPREFFTDAALFKTVATDGRGQARMSFTLPDNITSWRVTAQGLSSGLDVGVSVSKIPVSLPVFIEATIGKEYLAGDEPVARLRSFGDSLMRGDPVTLSLTAPELGIADPQVKQSQAFVPEFFPLPKLTRGTYVVTYSLDAASKGKDAVKLPLEAVGSRLTVQSVQTQDATEGFVLSNTTSHPMAIIFSDKQRSAVFSTLQWLSWSWGDRIDQGLARTIAPKMLNETFGVNRSVPEFAASQYQVSSGGLTLLPYSSEDLELSARVADLHVSGFDENSLTQYFFRKLENNKSNKEEVTLALYGLAALQQPVLPRLRAWLERDDLTVRERLYAALAAYALGDGEQARSLYRDIMNQYGQIKEPHIIIKAGDSDDEILNNTALTAVLASYLNEPQQYGLWGYLRFNRPQEILLYLEELNFVKANLARLVNKPASVEFQVNQDAVTAALDRPRFSYAFEMQPGDALKVIKSAPDMVITANTPLPLAESGLEADSDISIRREYYVNGQKTTTFNENDLVEVRLMPEFKGGALDGNYQITDILPSGLLPVTKLYRGGGGSDCHYWYPYHREGQKVKYMINKNWRSTYCGGSYIIYYARVKTKGSYLAEPAVIQSVLNPDFMNFTGEDKVMIK, encoded by the coding sequence ATGTTCAACAAAATATCTACATGGTGGTCAGGAGGACCGGTGAAGCGAGCCGTACTCGTCGGCGGAACGCTCTTGGTCGTGGGGGTTGCTGCGGCATCCCTTTTTTATTCCTCTTCTCGTCTGATCGCGCCCGGCGATGTCTTCACTCGCGACACCAGGGATCTCTTTGAAGGATTCACCCGGCTCGTATTGTCAGGGGCAAACGCGCAGGACAACTTTGAGCTCAAGGCAATTGCATCGGACAGCCTGGGGGTGGAGCCTTCCTCCGCCTATCTGCTTACCAGCAAGGAAGATATTGAGACAGCGGACGTGGGGGAAAGCATCCGGGTGACACCTGATGCGAAGTTTTTTTTGACTAAGAGAGCGGCGAAAGAATGGCTCCTCGCCTTAACAGAGCCGCTGTCGCCCAATACACTGTTCAAGGTGGCGCTCGCCGCATCATATCAGGACGCGGGAGGGGAGGACCAGACGCGGGATTATGAATGGGCGTTTCAGGTGAAGGATTCCTTCAAGGTGCTCCACAGCATTCCGCGCGACGCGGCAACGAGCGTCCCTTTGAATTCCGGCATTGAAGTGACCTTCAGCCATGACAATTTTATTGACTATGAGCGGTTCGTCACGATCACGCCGCGGGCAACCGGCAAGTTTGAAAAACACGGCCGCACGCTGGTCTTTGTGCCGGAGGCTCTCTCTCCCGCCCAGGTGTATACGGTGACCGTAAAAAAAGGGCTGCCGCTGCAAGGGAGCGGTGAAACGCTTGCCGAGGACTACTCGTTTGCGTTTGAAACGCAAGTTACCGCAGACTCATTCTCGCCCGACGCGCCCTGGTTCAGGATTTACCAGAAACTCCAGGATGTGAGCACTACTGAACCTCCTCTGATACAGCTCTCCGCGAGGAACATGAAGGATAATGCGGTTGAAGTGGCCGTCTATCCTTTAAGCAGTGAAGCAGAATACCTGCAAATGCTCGACCGCCGCGACCAGCTGCCGTGGTGGGCGTATTCAAAGGATTATTATTTGGATGATACGTCGAGCCGAAAGGCGCTCACCTCATTTAAAGCGCCAATCCAGGAAGAGGAAAATGTGCAGTTTGTGCGTTTCACGGGGAGCCTGCCGCCGGGATACTTTTTGGCAGAACTTAAGAACGGCGACCTGCGCGATCAGGTATGGATTCAAGTGACTGACGCTGCTGCGTACGTGAATGTGGCGAAAAACCAAACCGTCGTCTGGGCAATAGATTTGGCCGCGAAGCGGCCTGTGGCAGGCGCCCGGGTGGAGCTCATCGGCACGGGCAAGGCATTTTCCGCCAATAGCCAAGGAGTTGCGGTGTTTGCCACGCCGCGAGAATTGGTGGACGCTTCATCCCGTCAGCAGGAGCGCAAGCGCTATTATTTTAAGGTGAGCTTTGCCGACAAGGAGCTGATTATCCCCGCGACGTATCTTTCCCGCAGCTATGGCTACTGGAATGACAGCGGCGCGGTTGAATACTGGAAATACCTCTATACCGACCGTCCCCTGTACCAGCCGACGGATACGATAAAATTTTGGGGGCTTCTGAAGCGGCGCGACGAGGGACGCGTTGCTGATAATGTTACGTTGACGTTGTATAAAGAGGGATACGTTGATTACTATTATCGGCCAGTGGTGATTAAAGAACAGGCGCTTGAGATAGATAATCTCGGCGCTTTTACCGGGGAAATAGCTATCAAGGATTTGCGCGCCGATTCTTATTCATTGGAGCTTAAAGTCGGCGATGAAGTCATTGAGCAAAAATATATACAGATCAGGCCGTACGATAAGCCCGCGTATCAGCTCAGCCTTATTCCAAGCAAGAAAGTTGAATTTGCGGGCAATGCCATCACGCTGGAAGCGCAGGCTTCGTTCTTTGAAGGTACCGCAGTGCCTGATTTATCCCTGGTGTTTGAAACGCCGGAAGGCAAAAAAACGGTCGTCACGGACGCGGAGGGGAAAGTGAAGCTCACCTACACCAAGGATTATCATGAGTGCAAGAGCGATTACCGCTGCTGGCCGGAATATGCATGGTTGAAAATCAGTCCCGAGCTTTCTGAAATCGCGGAAATCGAGGCAAGTGCCAATCTTTATTTTTACGGGCCTAAAGCGTACGCCACCAGCAAGGTTAGTTATCCCGCCAAGGGGCGCGGCAAGGTGGAAGTGGCGGTGAGTTCGATTGATTTGGACAAAGCCGAAGACGGATATTGGCGCCTCGATGACGAAAAAGAGAGAGCGCCGAGCGCCGGTACGAAAATAGAAGGCGAGATTATAAAAATTACGCATAGCAGTACGGAAATAGGCACGGGGTATGATTTTATCAACAAGCGCACATATAAGAAATATTCATATTCCACACATGAAGAAAAGGTGGATTCCTTCAGCGGTGTCACGGACGGCTTTGGCAAATATGTATACGAACGTAATATTGAGCCGGAAACATCGTATCAGGTCAAACTGAAATATTATGACGCCAACGGCAGGCATGATATCCAATCTGCGTATTTATACTACTATGACGGCGCGCATTTGAATCGCTACGGAGGGGCTGGTTATAATTTTTACCACCTTCAGATCCCGGAGGATAATGCGTTTTCCATGGGGGAGCAGGTCGTGGTTGATTTCGCCAATAACGACGAGAGCTTGCCGGATAACGGGAATAATTACTACCTTTATCTGCAGTATCAAAACGGTTTTCAGGAATATGCAACTTCCCAGACTTCCGAATATTCGTTTCCTTTTGAAGCGCGGGACATTCCCAATGTGAACCTGTCGGGAGTGTATTTCAATGGAGAAACGTTTATCGTGGCGGGAACAGGATGGGTCGGCAATTCCATCCAGTATGACACTGATGATAAAACCCTGCAGATTGAAATCGTGCCGGATAAGAACCAGTACAAACCGGGCGAGGAAGTAGCGCTCAAGGTCACCACGCGCGACGCGCGCGGCCAGCCTGTGTCGGCGGCGGTCAATCTGAATCTGATTGATGAGGCGTTTTACGCCGTCATGGACAGCCAAGCGAGCCCCATAGATTCGATTTACGAAGGCTTGTGGTCAGGATCCGTATTTTCTGCCTATTCACACCGCCGTCCCGAGAACCAGTTCGGCGGCGCGGAGAAAGGCGGTTGTTTCTTGGCAGGCACACAGATTTTGATGGCTGATGAGAGCCTTAAAAATATTGAAGACGTCGAGGCGGGCGATGAAATACTCACGCTCGAGGATCCGCGCACGAATAAAAAAGTGAGCAGCACCGTGACTGAGCTCTATTATCACGTGGTCAGCCACTACCTTGTCATTAATCACGAGTTAAAGGTGACGCCGGAGCATTTGGTATATGCGAATCTGGGATTTACGCCTGCGGGTGATTTAAAAGAGGGAGACTGGATGCTTAAAGAGGACGGGGAGCATGTGTTTGTCACTTCTCTTGAAGCGGTGCGAGAGGTGGTGCCGGTCTATAATTTAAAGGTAGAACCGCAGCATACGTATTTCGCGGACGGATATTTTGTCCATAATGAGAAAGGCGGCGGCCCGAGGGAATTTTTTACCGATGCCGCGCTCTTTAAAACCGTCGCCACGGACGGCCGCGGCCAGGCGCGCATGTCGTTTACCCTGCCTGACAATATCACCTCGTGGCGCGTGACCGCCCAAGGGTTAAGCTCCGGCCTTGACGTCGGGGTGAGCGTGTCCAAGATTCCCGTTTCATTGCCAGTCTTTATCGAAGCGACCATAGGAAAGGAATATTTAGCAGGCGATGAACCAGTGGCGCGCCTGCGTTCATTCGGCGACTCCCTGATGCGAGGCGATCCCGTCACTTTGAGCCTGACGGCGCCGGAATTGGGCATTGCCGATCCGCAGGTGAAACAGTCACAAGCCTTTGTCCCGGAATTCTTCCCATTGCCGAAATTGACGCGCGGCACGTACGTGGTGACCTATTCGCTCGATGCAGCAAGCAAAGGCAAAGATGCGGTGAAGCTGCCTTTGGAAGCGGTTGGCTCAAGACTTACGGTGCAGTCGGTGCAGACCCAGGATGCCACGGAGGGCTTTGTGTTATCAAATACGACCAGCCATCCCATGGCCATTATTTTTAGCGATAAGCAACGCAGTGCGGTCTTTAGTACGTTACAATGGCTATCCTGGTCATGGGGCGATAGAATAGACCAAGGCCTGGCCCGCACGATCGCCCCGAAGATGCTCAATGAAACGTTCGGCGTAAACAGGAGCGTACCGGAGTTTGCCGCTTCGCAGTACCAAGTCTCAAGCGGGGGATTGACGTTGCTGCCCTACAGCAGCGAAGACTTGGAGCTCTCCGCACGTGTTGCTGACTTGCACGTTTCAGGATTTGATGAAAATTCTCTGACCCAATATTTCTTCCGCAAGCTTGAGAATAATAAAAGCAATAAAGAAGAGGTAACGCTTGCGCTCTATGGGTTAGCCGCCCTGCAGCAGCCGGTGTTGCCGAGGCTCCGGGCGTGGCTCGAGCGGGATGATTTGACGGTACGGGAGAGGTTGTATGCAGCCCTTGCGGCCTATGCGCTCGGTGACGGAGAACAAGCCAGGTCCCTTTACCGCGATATAATGAATCAGTACGGACAAATCAAAGAGCCGCATATCATTATCAAGGCCGGAGATTCAGATGATGAAATATTAAATAATACGGCCTTGACTGCAGTGCTCGCGTCCTATTTGAACGAACCGCAGCAGTACGGCTTGTGGGGTTACCTGCGCTTCAATCGTCCTCAAGAGATATTGCTGTATTTGGAAGAGTTAAATTTTGTCAAAGCCAATCTGGCGCGTTTGGTAAACAAACCGGCGAGTGTCGAATTTCAAGTGAACCAAGACGCGGTGACCGCCGCGCTTGACCGCCCGCGTTTTAGCTATGCGTTCGAAATGCAACCCGGTGATGCGCTGAAGGTGATAAAGTCTGCGCCTGACATGGTTATCACTGCGAATACCCCGCTCCCTTTGGCAGAAAGCGGATTGGAAGCAGATTCTGACATCAGTATCCGTCGGGAGTATTATGTGAATGGGCAAAAGACCACTACCTTCAACGAGAATGACTTAGTGGAGGTTCGGTTGATGCCGGAGTTTAAAGGCGGGGCGCTTGACGGCAATTACCAAATAACCGATATTCTGCCCTCGGGATTGCTGCCGGTCACCAAGCTGTACCGCGGCGGCGGTGGCTCTGATTGCCATTATTGGTACCCTTACCATCGTGAAGGGCAAAAGGTTAAATACATGATTAATAAGAACTGGCGCAGCACATACTGCGGCGGATCCTACATTATATATTACGCCAGAGTGAAGACGAAGGGCTCGTATCTCGCGGAACCCGCAGTCATCCAGTCGGTGCTCAATCCTGATTTTATGAACTTTACCGGCGAGGATAAAGTAATGATTAAGTAA
- the amrB gene encoding AmmeMemoRadiSam system protein B, which yields MRKRWVIIILFVLAGALLLSALAMFSGRKRPEVSAVDLKSALPVIASQPMFFEFDNFQNALARAQAIAPRADIHAVVVPQHLLASSLIAAQIKRASGRRITSVAIIGPNHFNAGVERIASAAAVWQTEFGEATSDSALTSKFISDFGLLGDAEVFANEHAIGAVVPFVKYYLPEAKILPIVFNSYATLQDAEKVSAWLADNLPRDSLVIYSIDFSHYLPREEADLKDIETRAFIEGAQVSRIMALGNDHLDSPASLAAALLYADKKNLRADIVATKNSDDFSIERTQETTSYFIITFSPDDAPEKRKAATLLFAGDVMLSRAVGDAMILRKDWCWPFRLSSAYTRKADIFFGNLEGPISARGKSVGSPYPFRADPKAAEGLSCAGFDVMSVANNHIGDWSRAAAEDTFRILQENNIAYAGGGFDVSEAHAAKVIEANGAKFGFLAYTPYAPRSIIASEHESGVAAFSVTGMVDDIKAAKIASDAVIVSLHFGDEYARAENANQRNWAHAAIDAGAKLVIGHHPHVVQRVEQYKDGYIAYSLGNFVFDQTFSSHVMEGLLLKVVFERGEIASIAQIKVEISNSFQAIIAQE from the coding sequence ATGCGCAAACGTTGGGTCATAATAATATTGTTCGTTTTGGCGGGGGCGCTGCTTTTGAGCGCCCTCGCAATGTTCAGCGGCCGGAAGCGTCCGGAGGTGAGCGCTGTGGATCTGAAGTCTGCGTTGCCTGTCATCGCCTCACAGCCGATGTTTTTCGAGTTTGATAATTTTCAAAACGCCCTCGCGCGCGCTCAAGCAATTGCCCCGCGTGCGGATATACACGCGGTGGTCGTCCCGCAGCATTTACTCGCGTCCTCATTGATTGCAGCACAAATAAAACGGGCAAGCGGCAGGCGTATCACCTCCGTGGCCATTATCGGCCCCAATCATTTCAACGCAGGGGTGGAGCGCATCGCCTCCGCTGCGGCTGTGTGGCAGACCGAATTCGGGGAGGCAACGTCAGACTCGGCGCTTACCTCAAAATTCATCAGTGATTTTGGGTTGCTGGGCGATGCGGAGGTTTTTGCGAATGAGCACGCCATAGGGGCAGTAGTCCCGTTTGTGAAATACTATCTTCCGGAAGCAAAAATCCTGCCAATTGTATTTAATTCCTACGCCACGCTGCAGGATGCGGAAAAGGTGAGCGCCTGGCTTGCGGATAACCTTCCCCGTGACAGCTTGGTCATCTACTCGATTGACTTTTCACATTACCTGCCCAGAGAAGAGGCGGATCTGAAAGATATTGAAACCAGAGCGTTCATCGAAGGCGCGCAGGTAAGCCGGATTATGGCGCTGGGCAATGACCATCTTGACTCACCGGCCAGTTTGGCTGCCGCGCTCCTGTATGCCGATAAGAAGAACCTGCGCGCCGATATCGTCGCGACAAAAAATTCCGATGACTTCAGCATTGAGCGTACACAGGAAACGACCAGTTATTTTATCATCACCTTTTCTCCCGATGATGCGCCTGAAAAACGCAAGGCGGCGACTTTGTTATTCGCGGGGGATGTCATGCTTTCGCGCGCCGTCGGAGACGCCATGATCCTCCGGAAGGATTGGTGCTGGCCCTTCAGGCTCTCATCCGCATATACTCGCAAAGCGGATATTTTTTTCGGCAATTTGGAGGGCCCCATTTCAGCGAGAGGCAAGAGCGTCGGCAGCCCTTACCCCTTCAGAGCCGACCCCAAGGCGGCGGAAGGGCTCTCGTGCGCCGGGTTTGACGTGATGTCGGTGGCGAATAATCACATCGGGGATTGGAGCAGGGCTGCCGCAGAGGACACGTTCCGCATATTACAAGAAAATAATATCGCGTATGCCGGGGGCGGATTTGATGTGTCAGAGGCGCATGCCGCGAAAGTAATAGAAGCGAATGGCGCCAAGTTTGGTTTCCTGGCGTATACGCCTTATGCCCCCCGATCGATAATTGCATCTGAACACGAATCGGGGGTGGCCGCATTTTCCGTCACCGGCATGGTTGATGACATAAAAGCCGCGAAAATAGCATCCGATGCGGTTATTGTTTCTTTGCATTTCGGCGACGAGTACGCGCGAGCAGAAAATGCAAATCAGCGCAATTGGGCCCATGCAGCCATAGACGCAGGAGCGAAACTGGTCATTGGCCATCATCCGCACGTGGTACAGCGCGTGGAACAATACAAAGACGGGTACATCGCCTATAGCCTCGGTAATTTTGTGTTTGACCAGACATTTTCTTCCCATGTCATGGAAGGGCTCCTGCTCAAAGTGGTATTTGAGCGCGGCGAGATTGCGAGCATCGCGCAGATTAAGGTGGAAATATCGAATAGTTTTCAGGCGATAATTGCGCAGGAATGA
- a CDS encoding FAD:protein FMN transferase: MAISRTGDQISFEAIGTHWQIDVYDKRAQKIERAALFKEIRERIEEFDRTYSRFRDDTLVSAMARAAGTYTLPFDAQPLMDLYLSLYQATGGAFTPLIGDTLAEAGYDAQYSLPPGSAPHAACVG; the protein is encoded by the coding sequence ATGGCCATATCGCGCACCGGAGATCAGATTTCATTTGAAGCGATTGGCACACATTGGCAAATTGATGTTTACGATAAGCGCGCTCAAAAAATTGAGCGCGCTGCGCTGTTCAAAGAGATAAGGGAACGGATTGAAGAATTTGACCGCACCTATTCGCGGTTCCGCGACGACACTTTGGTTTCTGCAATGGCGCGCGCTGCCGGGACTTACACGCTTCCGTTTGACGCCCAGCCGCTCATGGATTTGTATCTATCGCTCTATCAAGCAACCGGCGGCGCGTTTACGCCTCTCATCGGCGATACGCTCGCGGAAGCAGGGTATGATGCGCAGTATAGCCTGCCGCCCGGGAGCGCTCCACACGCCGCGTGCGTGGGATGA
- a CDS encoding FAD:protein FMN transferase, which yields MMRSIACRPGALHTPRAWDEALKYHFPFLRIIKPAVLDFGAAGKGYCIDLIGALLQAHGIATYAIDAGGDMLYRNSASTLRVGLEHPENPRQVIGIYALAGGSICCSAGNRRAWQGFHHIIDPRTLQSPRDILSVWVTAETALLADAMATALFLVPAARLAPKFSFEYLLMRPNASIERSSGFHAELFTA from the coding sequence ATGATGCGCAGTATAGCCTGCCGCCCGGGAGCGCTCCACACGCCGCGTGCGTGGGATGAGGCGCTTAAATACCATTTTCCTTTCTTAAGGATAATAAAACCTGCGGTGCTCGACTTTGGCGCGGCGGGAAAAGGATATTGCATAGATCTCATTGGCGCGCTGCTGCAGGCGCATGGCATTGCCACGTATGCAATAGACGCGGGCGGGGACATGCTTTACCGGAATAGTGCAAGCACTTTGAGAGTAGGGTTAGAACATCCTGAAAATCCAAGGCAGGTAATCGGGATATATGCGCTCGCAGGTGGAAGTATCTGCTGTTCCGCGGGAAACAGGAGAGCCTGGCAGGGGTTTCATCACATCATCGATCCGCGCACGCTGCAGTCGCCGCGGGACATCCTCTCGGTCTGGGTGACTGCGGAGACTGCACTGCTGGCGGACGCAATGGCCACCGCGCTTTTTCTCGTCCCTGCAGCGCGCCTTGCTCCCAAATTTTCATTTGAGTATCTTCTCATGCGGCCTAATGCGTCCATTGAGCGCTCATCAGGTTTCCACGCGGAGCTTTTTACCGCATAA